The DNA sequence AGCGGGTTCCAGAAATCCCGGTACAGCAAGAATTCCCCGCCCCGGACGCGCACCACCGAAATGTAGCGCTGGTGGAACTCCAGCCCCGTCCGCAACGCCCGGCCGTCGCCGCGGTACTCCGCGATCACCAGGTCCGGCTCACCCGTCGCGTGGAACTCCAGTCCCGAAAACGCGACCTCCAGGTGCTCCGCGAACTTCTCCATCTGCTGCCACAACGCCTCGCGCCCGGCGAACCGCTCCGGCCACCCCGGCGGGGCGTACGGGAACTCCAGCACCCCGTCCGCCGCGAACAGGTCCACCCAGCCCCGGGCATCACCCGCTTCGAGCAGATCCAGGCTGTGCGCGAGAACTTCCTGCGCCGGCGAACGTGTCATGCCGCACCTCTCAGGGTTTCTTCGGTGGCGGGCGCGCTCGTGACGACGCCCGCGAACATGCGGTCGATGAGCCGGTCCGGCAGCAGCCGGGCGATGCGGGCGCCGCGGGTGGCGTCCGGGCCGACCGAGTAGCGCGTCTTCGGGCGCGGCGAGGCCAGTGCGTGGTGGACCGCGGCCGCCACGTCCTCCGGGCGGGTCCTGCTGGCCCGCGCGCCCGCCTCGTTCCCGGCCAGGAAGCGCAGGAACGTGTCGCGGTACAGGC is a window from the Amycolatopsis sp. cg9 genome containing:
- a CDS encoding nuclear transport factor 2 family protein — its product is MTRSPAQEVLAHSLDLLEAGDARGWVDLFAADGVLEFPYAPPGWPERFAGREALWQQMEKFAEHLEVAFSGLEFHATGEPDLVIAEYRGDGRALRTGLEFHQRYISVVRVRGGEFLLYRDFWNPLSHLAALGGAEAALRIVS